From the genome of Nicotiana sylvestris chromosome 2, ASM39365v2, whole genome shotgun sequence, one region includes:
- the LOC138885117 gene encoding uncharacterized protein codes for MNDAQVNYTVTKKECLGLMGAKVIVHTDHAALRYLMTKKNSKARLMRWVLLFQEFDLEIVDRKGCKYQVADHFPRLEDEGRPRDGLRINDSFLDEQLLSVSVNSMPWFADVANFLMTGIVSCELSSNQRKKLKWDSLDYYLDEPYLFKICKDGVIQRCVLEEEQLNILDTCHSSPYSGHHGGARTTSKVFSCGFY; via the coding sequence atgaatgatgctcaagtgaactacacggtgacaaAAAAAGAATGTTTAggtctcatgggtgccaaggtgatagttcatactgaccatgcagcactccgctacttgatgacgaagaagaattccaaagctcggttgatgagatgggtcttattgtttcaagagtttgatcttgagATTGTCGATCGAAAAGGGTGTAAATACCAAGTGGCAGATCACTTTCCCCGCTTGGAGGATGAGGGGAGGCCCCGTGATGGCCTCAGAATTAATGATTCATTCCTTGATGAGCAACTCCTCTCAGTGTCGGTGAATAGCATGCCTTGGTTTGCAGATGTTGCCAATTTCCTTATGACCGGTATTGTTTCGTGTGaactctcttctaaccaaaggaagaagctcaaatgggatagcttggactactacttggatgagccttacttgttcaaaatctgTAAAGATGGTGTGATCCAGAGATGTGTTCTGGAGGAGGAGCAACTAAATATTCTGGATACTTGTCATTCTTCTCCCTAcagtggtcatcatggtggggcgaggacaACTTCAAAAGTGTTTAGTTGTGGTTTCTACTAG